One window of the Alphaproteobacteria bacterium genome contains the following:
- a CDS encoding iron ABC transporter permease, with amino-acid sequence MSHIATAPSGEGVYRSIVRRKTLLLGSMTALLLLCLLLDIALGPARLPLWEVIQAVVAPGSVAAASKVIVWEIRLPVALMAVAVGAALAIAGAEMQTILNNPLASPFTLGISAAAGFGAALAIVLGVGVLPLAGVALIPANAFLFAMLAALLIYFASQLRGVTIETVVLLGIALVFTFNALLALLQYIATEQALQEVVFWTLGSLTKATWGKVGVAFATIFTVTPFLVISVWPLTALRLGDEKARSLGINVRALRLRVLVLVSLLASVAVAFVGTIGFVGLVGPHIARMLVGEDQRFFLPVAALAGAIMMSATSIVSKELIPGVIFPIGIITALVGIPFFLSLIFARRRESWG; translated from the coding sequence ATGTCGCACATCGCAACCGCACCAAGTGGCGAGGGCGTCTACCGAAGTATCGTGCGCCGCAAGACACTCTTGCTCGGGAGCATGACCGCACTCCTCCTGCTCTGCTTGTTGCTCGACATCGCTCTGGGGCCCGCTCGCCTGCCGCTTTGGGAAGTCATTCAAGCTGTCGTTGCGCCCGGATCCGTTGCGGCCGCTTCAAAAGTCATCGTCTGGGAAATTCGTCTTCCCGTGGCGCTGATGGCCGTTGCCGTCGGCGCGGCCCTCGCTATAGCGGGCGCGGAGATGCAGACGATCCTCAACAATCCCCTCGCGAGCCCCTTCACCTTGGGTATCTCGGCAGCAGCCGGTTTCGGCGCGGCGCTGGCCATCGTCCTTGGCGTCGGCGTGCTGCCGCTGGCCGGCGTCGCACTGATCCCTGCCAACGCCTTCCTTTTTGCAATGCTCGCCGCGCTGCTGATCTATTTCGCTAGCCAACTGCGCGGCGTCACCATCGAGACAGTCGTCCTTCTCGGTATCGCCCTCGTCTTCACCTTCAACGCGTTGCTTGCACTGCTGCAATACATCGCCACCGAACAGGCGCTGCAAGAAGTCGTTTTCTGGACGCTCGGCAGCCTGACCAAGGCGACCTGGGGCAAAGTCGGTGTCGCCTTTGCCACAATCTTCACGGTCACACCGTTCCTTGTGATCAGTGTGTGGCCGCTCACCGCGCTGCGTTTGGGCGACGAGAAAGCGCGCAGCCTCGGCATCAATGTTCGCGCGCTCCGCCTACGCGTCCTCGTTCTGGTCTCTCTGTTGGCATCCGTTGCGGTTGCTTTTGTCGGTACGATTGGTTTCGTCGGCCTTGTCGGGCCGCATATCGCACGCATGCTCGTCGGCGAGGATCAACGGTTCTTTCTACCGGTAGCCGCACTCGCTGGCGCGATCATGATGTCCGCAACCTCCATCGTCAGCAAAGAACTAATTCCGGGCGTCATTTTCCCCATCGGCATCATCACGGCGCTGGTCGGCATACCGTTCTTTTTAAGCCTCATTTTTGCAAGACGGAGGGAATCGTGGGGTTAG
- a CDS encoding plastocyanin/azurin family copper-binding protein encodes MTFLSVRLGRIALTAGLLSIGSLSLTAPVLAAGEHKGGHHGENARAGAPGDASRATRTIDVVMRDNFFEPETIRVAPGETIRFRIVNAGEFVHEFNIGTPEMHVKHQGEMAMMVEHNVLLPDRIDVKAAAAMQESMGHGMHNDPNSALLEPGKTGEVIWTFPAGGEIALEFGCNVPGHYEAGMVGEFKLQH; translated from the coding sequence ATGACGTTCCTATCCGTTCGACTCGGTCGCATCGCGTTGACCGCCGGCCTTCTCTCTATCGGGTCTCTATCTTTGACCGCCCCCGTCCTTGCCGCCGGCGAGCACAAGGGCGGACACCACGGCGAAAACGCGCGTGCCGGAGCTCCCGGCGACGCGTCGCGGGCGACCCGCACGATCGACGTGGTGATGCGCGACAACTTTTTCGAACCCGAAACCATTCGCGTGGCGCCCGGCGAAACCATCCGATTCCGCATCGTCAACGCCGGCGAATTCGTCCACGAGTTCAACATCGGCACGCCGGAGATGCACGTCAAACACCAGGGCGAGATGGCGATGATGGTCGAGCACAACGTGCTGTTGCCCGACCGCATCGACGTCAAGGCCGCCGCCGCGATGCAGGAGTCGATGGGACACGGCATGCACAACGATCCGAACAGCGCGCTGCTGGAGCCGGGCAAAACCGGCGAAGTGATCTGGACCTTTCCCGCGGGCGGCGAGATCGCGCTCGAATTCGGTTGCAACGTTCCCGGTCACTACGAAGCCGGCATGGTCGGCGAATTCAAACTTCAACACTGA
- a CDS encoding class I SAM-dependent methyltransferase: MMERQGKHAMLPDNTHDESARQMFVSGLKLHLANAVSVNLRKVYDARVKPAIRRDLGHDPANRHDVRRAMSRDTVYQAWSALQRTSQEMKQDTQSEIAVRQIDTLAEKAKRAHTSARKGTLRTNPKIAIPRYMSEINIHCIPGGYHNELIEDDVLPGAVYDPGVFLYSMGRMGAYNEDMGATLLSYLRQTRPGLAPKRILDMGCSVGHSTIPYVEAFPKAEVHALDLAGPFVRYGHARAESMGKVVHFSQQNAEATDYPDGHFDLVVSHILMHETSHKALANIFRECHRLLKPGGVMAHVETPTFEGMDPYDQFILDWDTYNNNEPFWGPLKDLDLAGLAATCGFARNKCFSKVQPSAVGEAYAKGRTSKFQAGDFGGAGAWFVFGAEK; the protein is encoded by the coding sequence ATGATGGAGCGGCAAGGCAAACACGCGATGTTGCCCGATAACACCCACGACGAATCGGCCCGCCAGATGTTCGTTTCGGGGCTCAAGCTGCATCTTGCGAACGCGGTCTCGGTCAACCTGCGCAAGGTTTACGACGCGCGGGTCAAGCCGGCGATCCGCCGCGACCTCGGTCACGACCCCGCCAACCGGCACGATGTCCGCCGCGCCATGTCGCGCGACACGGTCTACCAGGCCTGGAGCGCGCTGCAACGCACCAGCCAGGAAATGAAGCAGGACACCCAAAGCGAAATCGCGGTGCGCCAGATCGACACCTTGGCCGAGAAAGCCAAGCGCGCCCACACATCGGCGCGCAAAGGAACCCTGCGCACCAACCCGAAGATCGCGATCCCGCGCTATATGTCCGAGATCAACATCCATTGCATCCCAGGCGGCTACCACAACGAGCTGATCGAGGACGACGTCCTTCCCGGCGCGGTCTACGACCCCGGCGTGTTCCTCTATTCGATGGGCCGCATGGGCGCCTACAACGAGGACATGGGGGCAACGTTGCTGTCGTATTTGCGCCAGACCCGTCCCGGGCTAGCACCCAAACGCATTCTCGACATGGGCTGTTCGGTCGGACACAGCACCATTCCCTATGTCGAGGCCTTCCCGAAGGCCGAAGTCCACGCCCTCGATCTTGCTGGCCCGTTTGTGCGCTACGGCCACGCCCGCGCCGAATCGATGGGTAAGGTCGTCCATTTCTCGCAACAGAATGCCGAGGCGACCGACTATCCTGACGGCCATTTCGATCTTGTGGTCTCCCACATCCTGATGCACGAAACTTCGCACAAGGCGCTCGCCAATATCTTTCGCGAGTGTCACCGGCTGCTCAAGCCGGGCGGGGTGATGGCCCACGTCGAAACCCCGACCTTCGAGGGGATGGACCCGTACGATCAGTTCATCCTCGATTGGGATACCTACAACAACAACGAACCGTTTTGGGGGCCGTTGAAAGACCTCGACCTCGCCGGTCTTGCCGCCACCTGCGGATTTGCGCGCAACAAGTGCTTCTCCAAGGTGCAACCCAGCGCCGTCGGCGAGGCCTATGCCAAGGGCCGCACCAGCAAATTCCAAGCGGGCGACTTCGGTGGCGCCGGCGCCTGGTTCGTGTTCGGCGCGGAGAAATAA
- a CDS encoding copper resistance system multicopper oxidase translates to MSAALLATAGAATAGQYDLTVDKVTIDTGQFTRSGIGYNGATPGPVLRFKEGEEVTINVTNNLKESTSIHWHGLILPFEQDGVPGLSYPGIAPGETFTYRFPIVQSGTYWFHSHSGFQEPDGAYGAIVIEPQEREPFRFDRDYVVQLADAHPHAGKRIMRNLKMMPDYYNRQQRTLFDFLGDAKKDGLGAALADRGAWGEMRMMPTDIEDLQGFTPLINGKGPEQNWTGLFKPGERVRLRFINSSAMTYFDIRIPGLKMTVVQADGNNVQPVTVDELRIAVAETFDVIVRPTEERAYSILAESMGRTAMARGTLAPREGMAGDITPLRRPGLLSMADMGMDHDAMGHDMAAMGDGDGTGDTMTEGKATPGMDHSAMGHGAAADRGDGAHTMPDGRTMAGMDHSAHGGAAGATDPFYAAGSGLTPEAAEGGKFLSYADLKAQRPLYAVRPPNREIELRLTGNMERYTWSINGVKYSDAEPIRLTYGERVRFKFVNETMMSHPMHLHGMWSILDTGSGRLNPIKHTISVAPGTTVYTETEVDALGRWAFHCHLSYHMDAGMFREIVVEGAPGPRAAVAAPGREG, encoded by the coding sequence ATGAGCGCCGCCCTATTGGCCACGGCCGGCGCCGCCACCGCCGGACAGTACGACCTGACGGTCGACAAAGTGACTATCGACACCGGGCAATTCACCCGCAGCGGAATCGGTTACAACGGCGCGACGCCGGGTCCGGTACTCCGCTTCAAGGAAGGCGAAGAGGTCACCATCAACGTGACCAACAATCTGAAGGAATCGACGTCGATCCACTGGCACGGACTGATTCTTCCGTTCGAGCAAGACGGTGTGCCGGGTCTCAGCTACCCCGGCATCGCGCCGGGCGAGACGTTCACCTACCGTTTCCCGATCGTGCAGAGCGGCACCTATTGGTTCCATAGCCATTCCGGCTTCCAGGAGCCCGACGGCGCTTACGGCGCCATCGTCATCGAGCCCCAGGAGCGGGAGCCGTTTCGCTTCGACCGCGACTACGTCGTGCAACTGGCCGATGCGCATCCCCACGCCGGCAAGCGAATCATGCGCAACCTGAAGATGATGCCGGACTACTACAACCGCCAGCAGCGCACGCTGTTCGATTTCCTCGGCGACGCGAAGAAAGACGGATTGGGTGCGGCCCTGGCCGACCGCGGCGCGTGGGGCGAAATGCGGATGATGCCGACCGACATCGAAGACCTCCAAGGGTTCACGCCGCTGATCAACGGTAAAGGTCCAGAACAGAACTGGACCGGACTTTTCAAACCCGGCGAGCGGGTCCGCCTGCGGTTCATCAACTCGTCCGCCATGACCTATTTCGACATTCGGATTCCAGGTCTCAAGATGACCGTGGTGCAAGCCGACGGAAACAACGTCCAGCCGGTCACCGTAGACGAGCTGCGAATCGCCGTCGCCGAAACCTTCGATGTGATCGTGCGCCCGACCGAAGAACGAGCATATTCGATCCTCGCCGAATCGATGGGCCGCACCGCTATGGCGCGCGGCACGTTGGCGCCGCGCGAGGGCATGGCCGGCGACATCACGCCGCTGCGCCGCCCCGGCCTCCTGTCGATGGCCGACATGGGCATGGACCACGACGCGATGGGCCACGATATGGCCGCGATGGGCGACGGCGACGGTACCGGCGACACCATGACCGAAGGCAAAGCCACGCCGGGCATGGACCACAGCGCAATGGGTCACGGAGCGGCGGCCGACCGAGGGGACGGCGCCCACACCATGCCCGACGGTCGGACCATGGCGGGGATGGACCATAGCGCCCACGGCGGCGCTGCCGGAGCCACCGATCCGTTCTATGCCGCAGGCAGCGGACTGACGCCCGAAGCCGCCGAGGGCGGCAAGTTCCTGTCCTATGCCGACCTGAAGGCGCAGCGCCCGCTTTACGCAGTGCGCCCGCCGAACCGCGAAATCGAACTGCGTCTAACCGGGAACATGGAGCGCTACACGTGGTCGATCAACGGGGTGAAATACAGCGATGCCGAACCGATCCGACTGACCTACGGCGAACGCGTCCGCTTTAAGTTCGTCAACGAGACAATGATGAGTCATCCCATGCATCTGCACGGCATGTGGTCGATCCTCGACACCGGGAGCGGGCGGCTGAACCCGATCAAGCACACGATCAGCGTTGCGCCAGGGACGACGGTCTATACCGAGACGGAGGTCGACGCGTTGGGTCGCTGGGCGTTCCACTGCCACCTCTCGTACCACATGGACGCAGGTATGTTCCGCGAGATCGTCGTCGAGGGTGCGCCCGGTCCCCGGGCCGCCGTCGCGGCCCCCGGGCGGGAAGGATAG
- a CDS encoding copper resistance protein B has protein sequence MQKHLLAIVLGAAGIAVLAGPAASEPLIWGTQVEQLEARRGESNHNNVVWDADALVGRDELKLVWRSQAEVSTGTGLFESLSNQLRLQKPISTFFDAVVGVRLDTPHGPDRTYGVVGIKGLTPQWFEIDADLYLSENPVFSFEAEYEGLITNRIIVTPSVEIDVPLANDRPIALGAWGPRIELGARVSYDLVDRAISPYVGLTYERSFGKTSDFRRAEGEDDRTLFFVLGTRLLF, from the coding sequence ATGCAAAAGCACCTCCTTGCCATTGTCCTCGGCGCGGCCGGGATCGCCGTCCTCGCCGGTCCCGCTGCGTCCGAGCCCCTGATCTGGGGCACTCAGGTCGAACAACTGGAAGCCCGCCGCGGCGAAAGCAACCACAACAACGTCGTGTGGGACGCCGATGCCCTCGTCGGTCGCGACGAACTGAAGCTTGTCTGGCGCAGCCAAGCCGAGGTTTCAACCGGAACCGGTTTGTTCGAATCGCTGTCGAACCAACTTCGCTTACAAAAACCGATCTCGACCTTTTTCGATGCGGTTGTGGGTGTGCGGCTCGATACGCCCCACGGCCCCGATCGAACCTACGGGGTTGTCGGGATCAAGGGCCTCACACCGCAGTGGTTCGAGATCGATGCTGACCTGTACCTGTCGGAGAACCCCGTGTTCAGTTTTGAGGCCGAGTATGAGGGCTTGATTACCAACCGGATCATCGTAACCCCGAGTGTCGAGATCGACGTGCCGCTGGCCAACGACAGGCCGATTGCACTCGGCGCCTGGGGGCCGAGAATCGAACTCGGCGCGCGCGTGAGCTACGACCTCGTCGACCGCGCGATCTCGCCATATGTCGGGCTCACCTACGAACGATCGTTCGGCAAGACATCCGATTTTCGCCGCGCCGAGGGCGAAGACGACCGGACCCTGTTCTTTGTTCTTGGTACCCGCCTTTTGTTTTAA
- a CDS encoding TRAP transporter small permease, protein MDENPASDGLLARADFLLDRALYYTSALLLITIATAVMYTVISRYIFHSAPLWAEDAPRVFFLWMTYLGIAVATRRGQNIRVTFFVEKMAPKPRLYLDMFMHLCVLAMLITLLWNVWPLIRLNLAGTMLSTGWSNAVSWFPLPIGAALMLMYQVRQMIKSYEDYKTGNYDGESSGLNEAGGD, encoded by the coding sequence ATGGACGAGAACCCGGCATCCGACGGCTTGTTGGCGCGCGCAGATTTTTTGCTCGACCGCGCTCTTTACTACACCTCGGCGTTACTCTTGATCACCATCGCGACCGCGGTGATGTACACGGTGATTTCCCGGTACATCTTTCATTCCGCGCCGCTGTGGGCCGAGGATGCGCCGCGCGTGTTCTTTTTGTGGATGACCTATCTTGGCATCGCGGTGGCGACGCGGCGCGGCCAGAACATCCGCGTCACCTTCTTCGTCGAAAAAATGGCGCCGAAGCCGCGGCTCTACCTCGACATGTTCATGCACCTATGCGTGCTGGCGATGCTGATCACGCTGCTGTGGAACGTGTGGCCGCTGATCCGGCTCAATTTGGCCGGGACGATGCTGTCGACCGGCTGGTCCAACGCGGTGAGCTGGTTCCCGCTGCCGATCGGCGCGGCCTTGATGCTGATGTACCAGGTGCGGCAAATGATCAAAAGCTACGAGGACTATAAGACCGGCAACTACGACGGCGAATCCTCGGGCCTCAACGAAGCGGGAGGCGACTGA
- a CDS encoding TRAP transporter large permease, whose amino-acid sequence MLLVSMLALLFIFSLIGMEIGWAIGFAAFGYLVLAQFEPFGTPMILFSQMMVAGLDSFILVAIPLFIFMGELMNRSGVTHRIIDFAGALVGHIRGGLANVGVVANFIMSGISGSALADAAATGTVLVPEMKKRGFPPAFSSAVISSAATVGPIIPPSISFVLLGAIVEVSVGRLFMGGVVPGFIMFVAMFALTYWISKKNNYPVEVKATFVQQGNAFARGFLPLLAPIFVVGSIVGGIATPTEAAAIAVFYTLILGVFVYRNLSWRDILETAGMAAISSSVIMLTVATSQIFAFLAVREKLGEILTTAMLSVSDNIYVLLLMANILMLFLGMFMEILPIMLILAPILFPLFTGMGVSDVHLGVVMVLNLMIGMITPPIGLNLFVLSAISKVGVIEIFRYAVPYFFTLLGVLMLITYVPELTLFLADLVIPVK is encoded by the coding sequence ATGCTTCTGGTCAGCATGCTCGCGTTGTTGTTCATCTTCTCCCTAATCGGGATGGAGATCGGTTGGGCGATCGGTTTCGCCGCGTTCGGCTATTTGGTGCTGGCGCAGTTCGAACCGTTCGGCACGCCGATGATCCTGTTCTCGCAAATGATGGTGGCGGGTCTCGATAGCTTTATCCTCGTCGCGATCCCGTTGTTCATCTTCATGGGCGAGTTGATGAACCGGTCCGGCGTGACCCACCGCATCATTGATTTTGCCGGAGCGCTGGTCGGCCACATCCGCGGCGGCCTCGCCAATGTCGGCGTGGTTGCGAACTTCATCATGTCGGGGATTTCCGGGTCGGCCCTTGCCGACGCCGCCGCCACCGGCACCGTCCTGGTGCCGGAAATGAAGAAACGCGGCTTTCCGCCGGCCTTCTCCAGTGCGGTGATTTCCTCGGCCGCCACGGTCGGGCCGATCATTCCGCCGTCGATCTCGTTCGTGTTGCTTGGCGCGATCGTCGAAGTCTCGGTCGGCCGGTTGTTCATGGGCGGTGTCGTGCCCGGCTTCATCATGTTTGTGGCGATGTTCGCCCTGACCTATTGGATCAGCAAAAAGAACAACTACCCGGTCGAGGTGAAGGCAACTTTCGTCCAGCAAGGCAACGCCTTTGCCCGAGGGTTCCTACCGTTATTGGCCCCGATCTTTGTCGTCGGCAGCATCGTGGGCGGGATTGCGACACCGACGGAAGCGGCCGCTATCGCGGTGTTCTACACACTGATCCTGGGTGTCTTCGTGTACCGCAACCTTTCGTGGCGGGACATTCTGGAGACCGCCGGAATGGCGGCGATTTCCTCGTCGGTCATCATGCTGACGGTCGCAACGTCGCAAATCTTCGCCTTCCTCGCGGTTCGCGAAAAGCTGGGCGAAATCCTGACGACCGCGATGCTGAGCGTGTCGGACAACATCTATGTCCTGCTGCTGATGGCGAACATCCTGATGCTGTTCCTCGGCATGTTCATGGAAATTCTCCCGATCATGCTAATCCTCGCACCCATTCTGTTCCCGCTATTTACCGGGATGGGGGTGAGCGACGTGCACCTCGGGGTCGTGATGGTCTTGAACTTGATGATCGGGATGATCACCCCGCCGATCGGGCTAAATTTGTTTGTTCTGTCGGCGATCTCGAAGGTCGGCGTGATCGAGATATTCCGCTATGCCGTGCCGTATTTCTTCACGTTGCTCGGCGTCTTGATGCTGATTACCTACGTCCCCGAACTCACTCTCTTCCTTGCAGATCTGGTAATTCCTGTAAAATAA
- a CDS encoding TRAP transporter substrate-binding protein, which produces MTDFMISRRTAMKGAAGVVAAGTIAGIPSVVQAAKFKYGTAAAPSSISARAATDLFKAVAERTNGEVEFEVFAGNLGVGEKELIEGASIGTVDGSGTAYTGTREFDIFYAPYFFRDSEHAFRVANGFLRPQTTKVLLDRYSVHFLGVGRAGPWNLYLREKIDGFDDLKGKKIRASSIEGQVKGLNHLGAEPTVIAFNELYGALQQGIVDGAATLAALNIPQKFYEVTKYIVRNDFGLGLDKFFISSRIWSQLSKKNQDIVQGTFDELEPELYAKRVNEELGPSYDKWEELNGKGTVLTLDASAAQAKMAPLNKQLADEVFGAGTWDKIEAA; this is translated from the coding sequence ATGACTGACTTCATGATTAGCCGCCGTACCGCCATGAAAGGCGCGGCGGGCGTTGTTGCCGCTGGGACGATCGCCGGCATTCCGAGCGTCGTGCAGGCCGCGAAATTCAAATACGGCACCGCGGCCGCGCCATCGTCGATCTCGGCGCGCGCCGCGACCGACCTGTTCAAGGCCGTAGCCGAGCGCACCAACGGCGAAGTCGAGTTCGAGGTTTTCGCCGGCAATCTCGGCGTCGGCGAGAAGGAACTGATCGAAGGCGCCTCGATCGGGACCGTCGATGGATCGGGCACCGCCTATACCGGCACCCGCGAGTTCGACATTTTCTACGCGCCCTATTTCTTCCGCGACAGCGAACACGCCTTCCGCGTCGCCAACGGCTTCCTGCGCCCGCAAACCACGAAGGTCTTGCTTGACCGGTACAGCGTGCACTTCCTCGGCGTCGGCCGGGCCGGGCCGTGGAACCTTTACCTGCGCGAAAAGATCGACGGATTCGACGATCTCAAGGGCAAAAAGATCCGCGCCTCGTCGATCGAAGGCCAGGTCAAGGGCCTGAATCACCTCGGCGCCGAACCGACCGTCATCGCCTTCAACGAACTCTACGGCGCGCTACAACAGGGCATCGTCGACGGTGCGGCGACGTTGGCCGCGCTCAACATCCCGCAGAAGTTCTACGAAGTGACCAAGTACATCGTCCGCAACGACTTCGGCTTGGGCCTCGACAAGTTCTTCATTAGTTCGCGGATCTGGAGCCAACTCAGCAAGAAGAACCAGGACATCGTCCAGGGCACGTTCGACGAGCTGGAGCCGGAACTCTACGCCAAGCGGGTCAACGAGGAACTTGGGCCGAGCTACGACAAGTGGGAAGAGCTCAACGGCAAGGGCACCGTGCTGACCCTCGACGCGTCTGCGGCGCAGGCCAAGATGGCGCCGCTCAACAAGCAGCTTGCCGACGAGGTCTTCGGCGCCGGCACGTGGGACAAGATCGAAGCGGCGTAA
- a CDS encoding ABC transporter substrate-binding protein translates to MINPLRAGLTAALILSSTPALAAQTISVTDIAGRTVTVNQPVQSMILGEGRQFYVTAALDADKPFGRIVGWQTDLKNVDPGGYAAYRDRFPEIDQVAEFGNPGRGAFSAEKAIAMKPDLVFMHLQVHEATKASGLLDQLAAADIPVVFVDFRERPLDNTIPSMLLMGRLLERQERAQAMADFLLREQATVYQRIAALKGPRPKVFIERAAGGGFFKNDCCETWGAESLGLLIERAGGENIAATLLPGPTGSLNPEQVMTSSPDIFIVTGSDWDSLAPGNTAAPVGAGADPRRVQERLHSLASRYGFEELSALKGGHFHAIWHQFYNSPYNFVALQAFAKWINPQAFADIDPDETFKRFHDAFLPVAYRGGYFATLDPAS, encoded by the coding sequence ATGATTAACCCCCTCCGAGCAGGCCTAACGGCCGCACTCATCCTGTCGTCTACACCAGCATTGGCGGCGCAAACGATCTCCGTTACCGACATCGCGGGCCGTACGGTTACCGTCAATCAACCGGTCCAAAGCATGATCCTGGGCGAGGGGCGTCAGTTCTACGTCACGGCGGCCCTTGATGCCGACAAGCCGTTTGGGCGCATCGTCGGTTGGCAAACCGATCTCAAGAACGTCGACCCTGGCGGCTATGCCGCCTATCGCGACCGCTTCCCAGAGATCGACCAAGTCGCCGAATTCGGCAACCCTGGTCGCGGCGCTTTCAGCGCCGAAAAAGCCATCGCGATGAAACCCGACCTCGTCTTCATGCACTTGCAAGTGCATGAGGCGACCAAAGCGTCAGGTCTCCTTGATCAGTTGGCGGCCGCAGACATCCCGGTCGTCTTCGTCGACTTCCGCGAACGTCCCTTGGACAACACGATCCCGAGCATGCTGTTAATGGGCCGCCTATTGGAGCGTCAAGAACGTGCTCAGGCGATGGCCGATTTCCTCCTTCGCGAACAGGCCACGGTCTATCAGCGGATTGCTGCCCTTAAAGGACCACGCCCAAAGGTCTTTATTGAACGCGCAGCCGGCGGCGGCTTTTTCAAGAACGACTGCTGCGAAACCTGGGGTGCCGAAAGCCTCGGGCTTCTGATTGAAAGAGCAGGAGGAGAGAATATCGCCGCGACGCTGCTGCCTGGGCCAACGGGTTCACTCAACCCGGAACAGGTGATGACGTCCTCACCCGACATCTTCATCGTCACCGGTTCGGACTGGGACTCGCTCGCTCCGGGCAACACAGCCGCGCCGGTCGGCGCAGGGGCCGATCCGCGGCGGGTACAGGAACGCCTGCACAGCCTCGCAAGCCGCTACGGATTCGAAGAACTTTCGGCGCTAAAGGGCGGTCATTTCCACGCTATTTGGCACCAGTTCTACAACTCGCCTTACAACTTCGTAGCGTTGCAGGCGTTCGCCAAGTGGATCAACCCGCAGGCATTCGCCGACATCGATCCAGATGAAACCTTCAAGCGCTTCCACGACGCGTTCCTGCCAGTGGCGTATCGCGGGGGCTACTTCGCCACTCTCGATCCGGCCTCCTGA
- a CDS encoding ABC transporter ATP-binding protein has protein sequence MGLDLSIERLSFAYGTRLVLDDITLPGLLPGAVTAVIGPNAAGKSTLFKCIAGLLHGRGSVRVDGVSIDAMSPETRRRQLCYLPQEVPVNAVLTVFEAVLLARKQTAQWRVSTEDIAAVGEALIDLGIERLADRHLSELSGGQKQLVSLAQAVVRAPDLLLLDEPTSALDLQHQVEVLDLVTEVTRARRMTTMVAIHDLNLAVRYADAFIVLCEGRVYAQGLPTDVLTEAMISEVYGVHARVRSSDGFITVTPVESVRRRIRAAAA, from the coding sequence GTGGGGTTAGACCTTTCTATAGAACGGCTATCATTTGCCTACGGCACGCGGCTCGTACTGGACGACATTACGTTGCCGGGCTTGCTACCCGGCGCAGTGACGGCGGTCATTGGACCCAACGCCGCGGGCAAATCCACCTTGTTCAAATGCATCGCGGGCCTCCTACACGGTCGTGGCAGCGTGCGGGTCGACGGCGTGTCGATCGACGCCATGTCGCCTGAAACGCGGCGTCGGCAACTCTGTTATCTGCCGCAGGAAGTGCCCGTCAACGCAGTACTAACGGTGTTCGAAGCCGTGCTGCTGGCCCGCAAGCAAACTGCGCAGTGGCGCGTCAGTACAGAAGATATCGCCGCGGTTGGAGAGGCCCTGATCGACCTCGGTATCGAGCGACTCGCCGACCGCCATCTCAGCGAACTCAGCGGCGGCCAAAAACAGCTGGTCTCACTTGCGCAGGCCGTCGTACGCGCGCCCGACCTGTTGCTGCTCGACGAACCGACCAGCGCGCTCGACTTACAGCATCAAGTCGAAGTGCTCGACCTCGTAACGGAAGTTACGCGTGCGCGCCGCATGACCACGATGGTCGCAATTCACGACCTCAATCTCGCGGTCCGTTACGCCGACGCCTTCATCGTTTTATGCGAGGGCAGAGTGTACGCGCAGGGCCTCCCTACCGACGTATTGACCGAAGCCATGATTTCCGAGGTTTACGGCGTTCACGCACGCGTCCGTTCCTCCGACGGATTCATTACCGTAACCCCAGTCGAGTCCGTCCGCCGGCGCATTCGTGCCGCGGCAGCATAA